The DNA segment CGGGTGGTGCGGTGGTCGTGAATTTATGTGGTGTAATGGCGCAACCAAAATAGTAAAACATCAGTGATTCATGCACATTCATCTAAATCTTTCCTTATGGATGCATCCTATATGTCTTTATATCAAAACCAAACATTTCTGCGTTTCCCTAGAAattcaatattttaaaaattttttaaaaaagaggacATGCGCTTCTACTTTACACTTTACGGTATTTCATCTGCGCCTGcattcctccttcctcctcgcTGGTCACGCTCTGACTGCTTACATTTTTTACCTTGTTCCTGTTATTGATTTGGATCTGATGAGTAAAATGTCAGCAGTTATCAGGAGGATAATTAACACAACAAATGCTCCTGCTGCTATTGGTCCGTACAGGTGAGAATTCCAATACAAGTTCGACCAAAGGCACGGGAACCCAAAGTTGGGGTTGACTCAAACGTGCAGAAACATGATGCAATGCAATTATCTTAAAGAATCATAAACTATCGATGTTGGGCTTTTATAGTTTTACTAATTCTATTTAAACGGTTATGACACCGTGTTAAGCAGGTGAATGGGGACAAAATTAACCGAGTTAATACATGATTTTGGACCTGAATTGTACTTTGAACTTTGCAcactggcttttttttcctACACAAGCATCTTGCAGATTCAGTGTCTTTGCCCTAAAATATGTTCGAGTTTATAGTAATTGTAACTATAATAACGAGAAAGGGTATTCAATAAGTTAAGACATGCTTTTTggttaagattttttttaaaatttaaactaTAATTCTATGCGCAAGATTAAAACCCACAATTTGAACTCGAACAGATGAACTGTGTTCCCTTTGTCTTCCAGCCAAGCTGTCTTGGTAGATCGGACCATGTACATCTCAGGACAGCTGGGAATGGATCCTGCAAGTGGGCAGTTGGTGGGAGGTGGTGTCCAGGCTCAAACCAGacaggtgggtggggggggggcagtcattATTAATTCAATTGCTTATTTCGTTCATTGTTCTGGGTGTGATATATCCACATTTGGAAATTCTTCGTGCAGGCCCTTGTGAATATGGGTGAAATCCTCAAGGCTGCTGGATGCGGGTATGACAATGGTAAAGAGACACCTCATAATCTGACCTGATCATTTTAAAGTTCCATCTCCTTAGTCAGCATTGTTATCGATTGTTTCCTGCAGTTGTCAAAGCCACAGTGCTGTTAGCCGACATGAATGACTTTAACGCCGTCAACGATGTTTACAAGCAGTGTAAGTGTCATTATTTTTACTTGCAGCCCAAATGAAACCTCCCTTCTTTTGACATTAGATTTAATTTACTGTAATTCCGACCCCTGCCACTAGATGTCAGTGGACTCTCGTGTATGGATATACGTGTTGGATTTCTTTCGTCATGTTCAGCTTTAGTAATACATTTCCATCATCATTGAATTTTCACCCATTTATACTCGTGAAATTTGCTGTTGTCTTTAGTCTTCACTGCAAACTTCCCAGCCAGAGCTGCCTACCAGGTCGCTGCTCTTCCCAGAGTAAGTGACGGATGCCGACGTGCGAGTTTCCTCTGTTGCTGTGCACTGAAatgcatgttttgtttttcctttcaggGTGGTTTAGTGGAGATTGAAGCTATTGCTGCACTGGGACCTCTGACCAATGcactataaaaaaaataaaaataaaaatctgaactTAAAATTCTGAAGGTCTCTATTCAATCTATTGAATGAAAGAAGGATGGAATGCTCAGGCTATAATGGAGTCTTTAATAACAAGATTAAATCTTTTATTCTGTACACTACGTTAGAGCACACTCTAAGAAAATGAAGAATCATgaagtagaaaagaaaaaagcaaatatCAGTACAGGTTTAGTTCCCATCATCCGTcacaatatttaaaaaacaggttTGAGGATTACCAGTAAATAAAACCTCTGCGGGAGATCTCGTGCTACACATGTATATGCAATACATTCAACATATACTAGTGTTTGCAGGCACATCATGTCTCCGGTTTCAGGCTTTTATGGATGTgccagctgtgctgcagctgcacaaTTGGGCCTCATGGTGGAAAATAACCCGTCCCACTATATCAATACTGAGATTAACCTGGAAATGACTCGGGATTCATAATGTGGCTCTTGCTGCCCACATGTGTCTCAATAAACCCAAATACATTTTCTTCATTAagtgattttcaaaataaaatctaagtATCACTCCAGACTAAACTCTGGCATCTTTTACGATCAATGAAATGAAGGATGAAAGGTGTGAAAGTCTTATTTACAAAGTAGATAatgaaggcgggggggggggggggggggggggggggggtcctgattTTCTTACAGTTATGTCATTAAGGCCTCATTAATGGATCATAGCGTAAATAAGCTTCACTCTATTTTTCCTTGAGTTTTACAGCCGGGAGTTCTGGGAATCTTTGGTTATTGTTGGATTTATTCCTTCTGTaacgagaaaagaaaaagagtgtTTAGAATGCATTCTGATTATTAAAGGATTGACAAATATTTACTATAGTCTATACTTACCTGTTATCATTAATAACCATTTTTGACACATGTACTGTTGTCCCTTATTAGCCTAAACAATGTATgaattatctttattttatgGTTATTAATATTGTTTATGACATTTACTGTATTGATTGTTATCTGTACCATATTAGAATTGTCACTGGGTACAAAAAGTAAACATTActtaaaattaattttaaacTTTAGTGATTAATTAATGGATGGGAGTGTTCTAATAGTCACAtgtttgaataaataataaGGCATTAAAGTCtatacagtattttttttttcttaccttcTTAATCCATTTTGGCTTTGTCACTTAGCTCCAGTGCAGATCCcgctacacacacagacacacacaaacacacacacacacacacagacacacacacacacaggtcaacTGTTTTTTCTCTAGTAATTCACCTGCGTGGTCGCTGAAATAaaggcacacgtgcacactctgCCAAACCTCCAGAAAAAAGGCTCATAAAAGTTATGCAAGAATTTAACACATGCTGCCTGGAGGGACTCCAGACAAGAACAACATGTTCTCTGAGAGCTGAGCAGCTTGGCCAGAGAGGCTTCGGTTGTGTCACTACCGACCAATGACCAGTGAATACACAGCGAACGAGTTAATATGCTCAATATGCTCCGAAAATCTGTGTACACTCCATGAATGGGAGATTTCCACCACATCATTGTTGTGGTAAAGGAGGCCATCATTTTCCTCCCAGGTTATAGAGCCTTTACATTGTCCCTGTAACTGGGAGCAGCAGGCTGTGATTATTCTGCTGTCATTTCCCAATGAACGAGAGCTGTCGTGCAATCGTTTCCCAGCCACTCGTGATCTTTCGTTATATTCTATTACACCGTCAGCTGCCACCGATCACAGCAGCATACAAAGGAGGTCTATTTAGCAAGAGTGGCTGAACAGTTTGGGGGTTTTGTCTAAATGTGTTGGCTATCTGCTCAGTTACCATTGAGCAGaggtgtccaaacccagtcccgACGgataatccagccgggttttctgtcctaccaggcagaaaattgCATTCCTGATTGAAAGTGGGATCCCAGGTAAAGGGGTCTGGCTGGCAGGACAGAAAACCAGGCTGGATCAGGGCTGGGTTTGGACATCCCTGAAAGTTGGAATGAGTGGTTGGATTAATCCCCAGCCAATGTTCACGTGCTTGTTTGCACGTGATCTTTCTTCAGCAGTGATGTTTGGAAGTCTGACAGTCGCTGGGTGGAAATCCATCTGTCAGAATTTGCCCTTCGTGCTCTATCAGGCAGGTAAAATCTGTTGTGAGTCCTCAGCGTCAAATTGAACATGACAGCCGTGGCCTCAGGATTGTTCAtcgatggagggggaggggcatcCGACGGCTGCTAAAATGCGACTTTAATGAGTCACCTGGGCGGCGTCATTTCAGCTGGGCTTTATTTAGCTACTCAAAATATTTACAACAATATGACCGTGCTGGGTTTCATACCTGCAGGTTCTGAAGAGGTGGACTCGTCCATGGGAGCCTCTGCCATGGGCGTGCTGACTACCGTCTCTGCTTCTTCAGGTCTAGATGCTGGAAACTCTTCCTCCTGATCCAGTGTGGCGACGGGAAGTCTGTCCTTGGGGGCTGGAGCACGGGCGGGTTCTGTTGGGCTGGATGCCTCCACTGctgttccctcctcctcagcgAGCGGATGGTGGCCTTGGGTCGTACCGGTGGGGGGAGGTGATGGAGGCAGCTGTGGAATGGTTGCTAAAGCGATCTCTGGATCTATTACCAGGTCCAGACATTCGACGGGCATCGCTTGCAtcgttgttgttgctgcttgtGCATCCGGTGCCACAGCCACATCTGGTGCCACAGCCACATCCGGTGCCACAGCCACATCCGGTGCCACAGCCACATCCGGTGCCACAGCCACATCCGGTGCCACAGCCACATCTGGTGCCACAGCCACATCTGGTGCCACAGCCACATCTGGTGGCAGATCCAGAGTCGCCGCTGCATCTTCACATGCAGCTACAACCTCACCCGATACCGATTCTACAGCCGCTTCCTCTGTTAAAggttctgcagcttcagctgggACTGGAGTGACACCCAGAACCTCATTTCCAGTTGTAGTTTCACTTGgtgggactggttctactggttctactggttCTGCAATCTTGTGTATCACTGATTCTGTACCTTCATTTGGTGAAGGTCCTGAAGTCTCCAGTGGCGTTTGTTCTGCAGGCTCATTCAGTTCGGGTTCTGTTTCCTCAGTTGTTATTTGCCCTGCATCCTCTGTTGAAGATGGTTCTATATCATCACATGGTTCTGGTCTCGAGGCCTCATTTGACAATACTGGTTCTATGATCTCACTTAATGGTGGGTTTACATCTTCACTTGGTTCGGGTCCTTCGGTCTCTATTGTTGCTTGCTGTGCCTCACGAGTTGGTGCAGATTCTGCTGTCTCAGTTGTTGTTGGACCTCTGTCCTCACTTGGGGTTGGTTCTGTGTTGTCACATGGTACTGGTCCTGCAGATTTACTTGATACTGGTTCTATGGGCTCACCTAATGGTAGTGCTGCTTCCTCACTAGGTTCTGGTCCTTTGCAGTCAATTGATGCTTGTTCTGTATCACGATTCGGAGACGGTTCCATTGACTCAATTGTTGGTCCTCTGTCCTCGCTTGGAGCTGGGTCGGTCTTGTCACTTGATTCTGGTCCAACAGCCTCATTTGGTACTGGTCCTGCAGACTCACTGGATGCCGTTTCTGTGGTTTCACTTACTGGTAGTCCTGCTTCATCACTTGGTCCAGATTCTGTCTGTATAATTGGTGCTTGTTCTGGATTATCACCTGGTACTGGTTCTGTGGGCTCAGCAGTTTCAAGGTCTGTGGGCTCGCTGGGTGCTGGCTCTGTGGGCGCAGTCGGTGCTTGTTCAGCTTCCTCATCAGGTACTGGTTCTGTGGGCTCAGCAGTTGCAAGGTCTGTGGTCTCACTTGACCCTGGCTCAGTGGGCACAGTTGTTCCTGGTTCCGTGGGCCCGCTCAGGACTGGCTCTGTGGACTTAGTTGTTCCTGGTCTGGCAGCTTGGTCAGATGTTAACACTGCTGCCTCTTCCTCAACCATTAAAGCCTCCAATGGTTCAGAACCGGTGGTTTCAGCAGAACCAATGGTAACTTCTGGAGCTGTCTCGGCAGAAACTTCCTCCACCAAAGCCACAGTCTCTGTCAGCATAGCTACAAACTCCGGTTCCTTCTGTGTGGCCTCATTCAAGGGTTGGTCGATGGAAGCGTCCTCTAGTGGGGTCTCTATGGGACCAGCATCTTCCTGGGGGAGGGTCTCCACAGCCTCTTCAGAAGCCTCAAGTTCAGCACAGATTTCAGCTGGATCAACAGGGGCAACATCTTCCATCCAAGGATCTTTGTCTTCATGGAAACAGAGATCCTCCTGGGCCTCCGTGGCTAATAATACATCCTGCGTTTCATTATCAGTCACTGGTTGGAGATCTTCTGGTAAGGCAGTCTGAACGGGCAACTGCAGCTGGTCCTCGATGGTTTGGGCCTCTTCAGCAAGGAGGCCATTTCTGACcgctgtcaaaaaaaaaaagggacgaAAAGAGGATCTTATTTAGGATTCTCAGCTGTAGAACAGTTATCAGTGACTCAGCAGTGACCAACAAGATCACAATGGAGCTGGTCAAATCTGGGCAGAGCAAGGAGAGCATGGGTTTCACCGCTTTATCACACAATCCTGATGTTTGGCTCTGCTTTGACCATCGAACAATCGTGACTCCGTCAGGAAAGAAACAGGCGAGTGAGCCAAGCAGAATGCGTGCGGCACAAAATATCCTCTTCATTTCCTCAGCTGAAAATCAGATTCTTTGAAACTGCTTGTTCTTCAAAGCCTTGAGGACATTTGAGCCACTTTCAAGGAAAATAAAACCCATGTGACTATGCGTGTGCTTTCCTTTCTAACATTCCCCGACCCCTGAAGCCATCAGGTCTCAGTTGAGAAGTAAACTGCAACatgcattttttaaatggatCCCAACAGTCCGACAAAAGAATTTtaattttgatttcttttttattttccattaaaacTGTTGTCACAGCTAAGGGCTTTGGCAAAGGCGTTTTATTCAAATCAAACCAAAGATGCGTGATCGGATTGGACTCTGCAGCTTCCTGGTTTTACTTGTCTGTCAGTGTTGGTAGAAAGATTTGGGAGTGATGGGTGGAAGGGAATGTGATGGCCGGGCAGCTGAAAGTCAGCCAGGAAAAGAACATGTGAATATGAAAAGTGAGTTTTGGGGAACGCAGCCATGCAGACTGGTCATTGAGGAGGTTCTGATCCAGATCCTCTTGCCACCTTTAACACATGACAACCCGGCATGAATCCTATTCAAACACAGCCCAACTCTTGgtctttaagctgctttttaagCCAACGTTTCACAGGGAACACAAAGCTCCACCACCACTGATGACAAGGGCAGATTTCTTGTTTGGATGAACATGGAGACATCCTCCCCAGGCATGGATGACTCTTATGTCAACACGATAGCAGCCAAAGATTACAGAGGTCCCAGTCAAAACACTGCCACTGCTGGTGAGGAGGGGGTTTAAACCTCCACCCATCCAGCCACACAGCCTGTAACGGGAACATACTGTACAGACGAGTATGCCCAGTATGACATAGCCAAGTCTCGTGAGTGGGACAATCGTggtctgtctctgtccttttGAAGGGCCTCTGCCAATAAGACACAAGGACAACACACAGAGTGGACCCGAGGTCGTTTCAGAGCTTGAGCAGGTTGAAAGACCATACGTCCTCTTATGTCCTTTTACACAAAGCTGTAAACATTGTGCTGCGCTGCCTCACACACTGCTGTTTACCGAATTAATGGGGAGCACACATAGTAAGTAAAGAAGCAAAGAAAGCTGAAATCACCTCACGCCATTCTGAGGCACGGCGAGAACTTCAGAGTCATTAAATCGGCGGCAGCAAACAAACAGGTTAGGTTGCAACTCTCGCTCCAGGCTACTGTTGGGTAACAAGCTAATTCCCAGCATGTGTAAACCTTTAGGGGACCTTGATGTGAACAGAGACAGGATCCCACCAGTCAGAGAGGCAGTAAACACTCTCGCGGTATATTCTGAATGGACAGACAGGATGGGCTAAAAACAGCAACCGCTCTGAGGAGAAGTAGGGAACATAAATAATTCTGCTCTTGAAGCACTTTGGAGTGAGAAAGCACACGGTGTACCGGAACAACTCTCACACGCATCAGCAAGACCAGGCACGGTGCACATATCTGTGCAAGCCATGATTCCTGCTCACCAGCACAAGAAAGACACTTCAAAGATCAACAGGACTGCTCACCCTGTGTGTCTCCATTGCTCTCTTCTGGCTTTGTGCCTGGTCTTTTCTCCTGTTCTACGGTCTGTGCGCTGGATGAGGAGCAGCCCATGTTTGGGTACAAAGATAAGAGATGCTTCAAGGAATAAAGACTTAGCGAATATAAGTGAGCTTTACTATCAAAAACAGAGACCGCGTCCTTTAGCCCCTAAGAGTCCTTCATCGTCTCCTCCGGCATCTTTGTTTATGCATCGCGTGCTGCCCTCTTGTCCAACATCTGCCTGAGTGAAGCAGCAGAGActcttctgctggatgttcccaACTTACACTCACATGgtttagaggaggaggaggaggaggaggagaaaatgtgcACATGATGTAAGAGGAGGAATCCACCTGCTGGCAAAAGTTAGTGTGGCACAGGCACAGTATCATCCTCGGTTTATTGTGGGGATGCTTGTGAATCAGCTTAAATTAAACAACTGGAGACCAACTCtgtcaaatgtaaaaatatttatttttcagacaTCTGCACACTTATTTTTTATCCTCACAAAGAAACTGACAATCAGCCATTATGTTGTGTACAAAAGGATATTAATAACTTAAGTAGAAATTACATATTTGCATATATTTCAGTGTAGGTGTAGAGCGGGATTACAGGGTTCCTTGAAGGCATcggtgggggctgggggggtctCTTTATTTCAGCGCAGCTTTGCTCTCAAGTGCCTGCAGCCTCGATGACACGGCTTCAAGTGTGCATGTTAAGGACAGTTGCAAATCACAACCAAAAACTTCAACAGGAATAAATGGGATTTTCTGCATCATTTTTTAGTGAAAGTTGCATCATGTGTTGCTCAGTTGTTTGCAAAAATATATTTAGATTGATTTCAATTCCTGTGATAGAAACCATCTGAaactaaaaagagaaaaacatctcTAAAAGGATATTGCTCTGCACCAGGATGTTCAGCTTCTCGGTCACCTGATTTTGAAACAGTATCATATTCTCACATTGGCACATGCTTTCATCTGACGGTTTGTCTGCAGAGAAACAAATGATAAGTGGGAATTTCTTCCTCTTCTATCTATTGTAATCTTTTCTTGAtagcagcaggtggcagtgaaGCACCAGTTACAGTTACTGGGCAGCAGGCCGGAGCCTGAAATAATAGTTTGGGACATTTTTAAAGCTAACCAATAACGCACCTGTACACATCCTGGACTTTAGCTTTTTTGTAATTTCTCCCATATCTTGGAAATCTTCGGCGTAATAGAGATGCTTCTCATCAGGCTCTGAAGCTATTTCTCTCAGCTCCTGCTCGATGGCTTTGCCCACGCCCACAGCGTAGATCGTGACCCCTAAAAACGGCAGAAAACAACATGACAGAAATCCAACGATTCCAATGAAATATGGAAATAAAGTAGGAATACCGGATTTCTTGGCCTTATTTGCCCACTCAGACACGTCATCCTGTGACCTCCCATCGGTAAACACGATACCGACATGGGGGACGTTGGGCCGGGCCCCCTCTTTAGCAGAAAAGCTAAACTGAAACATGTGACGCAGAGCGGAGCCCGTCATGGAGCCCCTCCCCATGTACTGCATCCGTGACACGGCCTGCCTGATGCTCTGAGCTGAGGTGTGCTGCCTCAAGGTGAACTCCGTGCGCACCTTGGTGGAGTACTGCAGGAGGCCAACGTGCGAGCCCATCTGGGATACGTTCAGGGACTCCACAATACTGATGACAAAGTGCTTGACCAGCTCAAAGTTGGCAGGGCCCATGCTCTTGGAGCCATCGATCACGAAGACCAGATCCATGATTCCGTCCCCACACGCCGCCTCTGCAGGAAGCATCAGCGCAAGTTGTGAATTCTCAATTCAGTTTAAATGGAAAAAGGATTGTGATGAATTTGTACACTTTTCCTTGCTGTCAGGAGCAAGTATGCACCCAGTATGTGTCCTAAATTCCAAAGCATGCCTCCATTGTGGTTACCACAGCAACCAGTGTGAATAAAGTCTCACATTTGGAACACCGGATCTGATTAGTTTTGAATATCTGGGGGTTTTCCGTCCTAAAGATCGGATTTGATGAACTAATCAGATGACCTTGAAGTGACCTGACAGCCAGTGAGCATGTATGTAGTAAAACAGAAGTTAAGACATACCTCTGCAGCTCTTCCCATCTTCTGCCAAAACGAATCCCTCGGAGCATCTGCACACGTAGGAGTCAGTGGTGCCGATGCACTGGTGCTGACAGCCGTGCGCGAGCGTCAGACACACATCCAGACCTGCAAGGAAACACAGATTactgtgtttttctcttgaGACACTTTTCATCGATGAGAGAAGCTGTCGAATTAACGCACGAGCACAAACTCGTATCATTATCAGAGAGATAGCAGCGTGAAGATCCCCTTAATCCACGAAGCTGAATTTTCAGCGACAGCGAGGATTAAAGATGACCCCACAACTGATGTAACACGTAAACActgcaggagacagaaataGTCCAGCAACATGCACTTCTTCTCAGAAATGTCTTTAAGTAGGAACACTTTGTCTTCTCCCTCCCATCTGATAGAGGACACGTCCTCCATGGTGAGGAGGCCGGTCAGACTCACTCTGACATGTTCTTCCGTCAGGTCGGAGGGTGAATCCGGCTCTGCATCGACACACACACGAATCTTCTGTGCTCGTAAAGTCCTGCTCGCAGCCATGATTCCCATCAGCGCAAGGATCCACCtctgcagattaaaaaaaaaacccactgagATGACAAACACAGCAGGCAACATCTGGTCATGGGATGAGAACCTGGGAGAGTTACTCTTGCATGTTTTCCCATCAGGCCTGAGTACGAAGCCCGTcctgcatttacacacacaggAGCCTTCGGTGTTCACAAACTCCTGTTCACAGCCGTGAGCCCCGTCGGCACAGTGATTGGTCTCTGGAGGGACGagttgaaataaaaacagaaaggtGAAGTTCTGTGGGGATCACGACACTTGTGGGGAGGACCAACACTCACTGATGCAGGTCTTTCCGTCCAGGTTGAGGACGTAGCCCCTCTTACACCTGCAGATGTAGGACTCCTGGGTGCTGAAACAGTCGTGTTGACAGCCGTGGTCTCCCAGGTCGCAGAAGTCTATTTCTAATAAAGATGAATATTATTGCCACGGTAACCGGTACTACTCCTGCCTTTAATGCACTCAGTTGAAGGTGTGGACGTGTGAAGCAAAGACGGGGAGGATCAAGCGGAGATGTGAGTTCCAGCAACTGCCCCTATGATTGCAAAAGCAAACTTCCTCCAGGAAATCTACCCCAGCTGTTAAGATCAAGCAGAGGAACTGAAAGGGACATTTTCCAACTGTGGGTGGACTGACGTCACCGGCAGAAGAACCTGCtcttatttcatttgatttcagtcacatgactgccTGAAGTTAGCCCTGCAATGTGGCCGTCCATCGTGCACCTAAATGCATCATCATTAATCATCCTCCCTGTAGTTACACTGAAGTCCATCACCGGTTTGACTGGACCTATTGACAGACATACTAAACTGTAAAGTGATGATGAAGACACTTATCAGCATAAAGAGGTTAACAAAGGTGATTACTGCTGCAcgtcctcaggtccaggttgAGCTGGTATCCTGGTCGGCAGCGACATTCATAGCCATCAGCCAGGCTGGCGCAGAAATGGTGACAGCCATGATCCACCTCTGCACAAAGGTCCTCGGCTACAGCCAAGACACCAGAGCAAAGATGAATCAAAATTCATCAAACCTGCTAACTGCTAACGGGCTGAGCGTCAGCAGCCAGGTCCTTCACCTTTACACGTTTTCCCGTCAGGATTGAGGATGAAGCCTTCCCTGCATTTGCATCTGTATGAGGCAGGGCTGCTCACACATGTGTGCTGGCACTGGTGGTCCACCAGCTCACAGGTCTCCGAACCTACagcccacgcacacacacacacacacacacacacacacacacacacacacacacacacacacacacacacacacacacacacacacacacacacacacacagatgaatgATGGGAACATGCAAGCCTTCAAAAATGAGCAGGGATActggagaggaagtggagaTCAGAGATCACCTCCACACAATTTTGAATGGAAGACTGAGATGAGGGTTTCTATCTGGCTAAAGTTGGCCACCAGGTGCACATGCTCAGAGTGCGGCTCGCTCCCGATGGTCTTCAGCGTGTTCATATCCACCCTTCCGACCCCAATTGCAAAGATCTGTATGCCCGCCTGCCTCGCCTGTGCAGCCACCTGCTCCACCGTGTCCTGCGGCCGCCCGTCGGTTACAATCACGGCGATTCGCGGGATGTGCAAGTGTGCTGCTCGTGCCCCATCTTCCTCGGTGAAGGACGTTTCCATGGCGTACTTGATTGCCAGGCCGGTCATTGTTCCCGTGGCGAGGTGCCTCATGTTCCTCACTGCCTGCTCCACCTCAGCCTTGCTGGTGAAGGTGTTGAGGGAGAATTCAGGCTGGACCACGCTGCCGTACTGCAGCAGACCAACCCGGGTGGCGTCTGGCCCGATCTCCAGGAACTGGATCAGATTAACGATGAAGGTCTTGACCTTCTCGTAG comes from the Takifugu rubripes chromosome 7, fTakRub1.2, whole genome shotgun sequence genome and includes:
- the LOC101061637 gene encoding proteoglycan 4-like, yielding MGCSSSSAQTVEQEKRPGTKPEESNGDTQAVRNGLLAEEAQTIEDQLQLPVQTALPEDLQPVTDNETQDVLLATEAQEDLCFHEDKDPWMEDVAPVDPAEICAELEASEEAVETLPQEDAGPIETPLEDASIDQPLNEATQKEPEFVAMLTETVALVEEVSAETAPEVTIGSAETTGSEPLEALMVEEEAAVLTSDQAARPGTTKSTEPVLSGPTEPGTTVPTEPGSSETTDLATAEPTEPVPDEEAEQAPTAPTEPAPSEPTDLETAEPTEPVPGDNPEQAPIIQTESGPSDEAGLPVSETTETASSESAGPVPNEAVGPESSDKTDPAPSEDRGPTIESMEPSPNRDTEQASIDCKGPEPSEEAALPLGEPIEPVSSKSAGPVPCDNTEPTPSEDRGPTTTETAESAPTREAQQATIETEGPEPSEDVNPPLSEIIEPVLSNEASRPEPCDDIEPSSTEDAGQITTEETEPELNEPAEQTPLETSGPSPNEGTESVIHKIAEPVEPVEPVPPSETTTGNEVLGVTPVPAEAAEPLTEEAAVESVSGEVVAACEDAAATLDLPPDVAVAPDVAVAPDVAVAPDVAVAPDVAVAPDVAVAPDVAVAPDVAVAPDAQAATTTMQAMPVECLDLVIDPEIALATIPQLPPSPPPTGTTQGHHPLAEEEGTAVEASSPTEPARAPAPKDRLPVATLDQEEEFPASRPEEAETVVSTPMAEAPMDESTSSEPAAGSALELSDKAKMD
- the LOC101061859 gene encoding 2-iminobutanoate/2-iminopropanoate deaminase, whose translation is MSKMSAVIRRIINTTNAPAAIGPYSQAVLVDRTMYISGQLGMDPASGQLVGGGVQAQTRQALVNMGEILKAAGCGYDNVVKATVLLADMNDFNAVNDVYKQFFTANFPARAAYQVAALPRGGLVEIEAIAALGPLTNAL
- the LOC101061411 gene encoding matrilin-2-like, with amino-acid sequence MKPLALVLLSLLFCLSQAGVNKHRPRSAAARGQNETTVQNKAVENPCKAVPLDFVFVIDSSRSIRPNDYEKVKTFIVNLIQFLEIGPDATRVGLLQYGSVVQPEFSLNTFTSKAEVEQAVRNMRHLATGTMTGLAIKYAMETSFTEEDGARAAHLHIPRIAVIVTDGRPQDTVEQVAAQARQAGIQIFAIGVGRVDMNTLKTIGSEPHSEHVHLVANFSQIETLISVFHSKLCGGSETCELVDHQCQHTCVSSPASYRCKCREGFILNPDGKTCKAEDLCAEVDHGCHHFCASLADGYECRCRPGYQLNLDLRTCSKIDFCDLGDHGCQHDCFSTQESYICRCKRGYVLNLDGKTCIKTNHCADGAHGCEQEFVNTEGSCVCKCRTGFVLRPDGKTCKKVDPCADGNHGCEQDFTSTEDSCVCRCRAGFTLRPDGRTCQSLDVCLTLAHGCQHQCIGTTDSYVCRCSEGFVLAEDGKSCREAACGDGIMDLVFVIDGSKSMGPANFELVKHFVISIVESLNVSQMGSHVGLLQYSTKVRTEFTLRQHTSAQSIRQAVSRMQYMGRGSMTGSALRHMFQFSFSAKEGARPNVPHVGIVFTDGRSQDDVSEWANKAKKSGVTIYAVGVGKAIEQELREIASEPDEKHLYYAEDFQDMGEITKKLKSRMCTDKPSDESMCQCENMILFQNQVTEKLNILVQSIEAVSSRLQALESKAALK